From Topomyia yanbarensis strain Yona2022 chromosome 1, ASM3024719v1, whole genome shotgun sequence, one genomic window encodes:
- the LOC131676700 gene encoding uncharacterized protein LOC131676700 isoform X2, translating to MLMVDSGNESADRLESLFLDNFKSDEHNLADSDAESDIYSKMNELDVVFANPKQPNQQPSGEVLVDDPAAISRRILTSDNSTESYASSGATISSVSTQDDEVRGSQKLTQINTCKILQRKLELKVERAKRNYRQMYEEQDLNQELATKSASMIPISRLAIPGGGSIRDSQQPLVDVNPAEGNSDEDELEPVSFFPRPDRNGLANQRHTRQELSDTFSIQEMTIESDQEDELDYEQCRKLSNSKGYKKILNRAISGEGEDYLDNDAEDDDDAQNLELLPPRAGYGLKELVQRVLCCSRKNELFS from the exons ATGCTGATGGTGGACAGTGGAAACGAAAGCGCTGACCGGTTGGAGTCGCTGTTTCTGGATAATTTTAAAAGCGATGAG CATAATCTGGCAGATTCCGATGCGGAAAGTGATATCTACTCTAAAATGAACGAGTTAGACGTAGTGTTTGCTAACCCGAAACAACCAAACCAGCAGCCGAGTGGTGAAGTACTGGTGGATGATCCAGCTGCCATTAGTCGGAGGATTCTGACTAGTGACAATAGCACAGAATCATACGCTTCCTCCGGTGCGACGATCAGCAGCGTTTCGACGCAGGACGACGAGGTCCGGGGTAGTCAGAAGTTGACCCAGATAAATACATGCAAAATTCTGCAACGAAAGCTAGAGCTGAAGGTGGAACGGGCGAAACGCAACTATCGGCAGATGTATGAGGAACAG GATTTAAACCAAGAACTGGCCACGAAATCGGCTTCCATGATTCCAATAAGCCGCCTAGCGATTCCGGGGGGAGGTAGTATTCGGGACAGCCAGCAACCTCTGGTGGATGTCAATCCGGCGGAAGGAAATAGCGATGAAGACGAACTGGAACCGGTGTCATTTTTCCCGAGACCGGACCGAAATGGTTTGGCAAATCAGCGGCACACACGGCAGGAACTGTCGGATACGTTTAGCATACAGGAAATGACGATCGAATCGGACCAGGAGGACGAACTAGATTACGAACAGTGTCGGAAGTTGTCCAACAGTAAGGGTTACAAGAAAATTTTGAATCGCGCGATTAGCGGGGAAGGTGAAGATTATCTGGATAACGATGCGGAGGATGATGACGATGCCCAGAATTTGGAACTTCTGCCACCGAGAGCGGGCTACGGGCTGAAAGAATTGGTTCAACGTGTGCTGTGCTGTTCGCGAAAGAATGAACTGTTTTCCTGA
- the LOC131676700 gene encoding uncharacterized protein LOC131676700 isoform X1 produces MLMVDSGNESADRLESLFLDNFKSDEQHNLADSDAESDIYSKMNELDVVFANPKQPNQQPSGEVLVDDPAAISRRILTSDNSTESYASSGATISSVSTQDDEVRGSQKLTQINTCKILQRKLELKVERAKRNYRQMYEEQDLNQELATKSASMIPISRLAIPGGGSIRDSQQPLVDVNPAEGNSDEDELEPVSFFPRPDRNGLANQRHTRQELSDTFSIQEMTIESDQEDELDYEQCRKLSNSKGYKKILNRAISGEGEDYLDNDAEDDDDAQNLELLPPRAGYGLKELVQRVLCCSRKNELFS; encoded by the exons ATGCTGATGGTGGACAGTGGAAACGAAAGCGCTGACCGGTTGGAGTCGCTGTTTCTGGATAATTTTAAAAGCGATGAG CAGCATAATCTGGCAGATTCCGATGCGGAAAGTGATATCTACTCTAAAATGAACGAGTTAGACGTAGTGTTTGCTAACCCGAAACAACCAAACCAGCAGCCGAGTGGTGAAGTACTGGTGGATGATCCAGCTGCCATTAGTCGGAGGATTCTGACTAGTGACAATAGCACAGAATCATACGCTTCCTCCGGTGCGACGATCAGCAGCGTTTCGACGCAGGACGACGAGGTCCGGGGTAGTCAGAAGTTGACCCAGATAAATACATGCAAAATTCTGCAACGAAAGCTAGAGCTGAAGGTGGAACGGGCGAAACGCAACTATCGGCAGATGTATGAGGAACAG GATTTAAACCAAGAACTGGCCACGAAATCGGCTTCCATGATTCCAATAAGCCGCCTAGCGATTCCGGGGGGAGGTAGTATTCGGGACAGCCAGCAACCTCTGGTGGATGTCAATCCGGCGGAAGGAAATAGCGATGAAGACGAACTGGAACCGGTGTCATTTTTCCCGAGACCGGACCGAAATGGTTTGGCAAATCAGCGGCACACACGGCAGGAACTGTCGGATACGTTTAGCATACAGGAAATGACGATCGAATCGGACCAGGAGGACGAACTAGATTACGAACAGTGTCGGAAGTTGTCCAACAGTAAGGGTTACAAGAAAATTTTGAATCGCGCGATTAGCGGGGAAGGTGAAGATTATCTGGATAACGATGCGGAGGATGATGACGATGCCCAGAATTTGGAACTTCTGCCACCGAGAGCGGGCTACGGGCTGAAAGAATTGGTTCAACGTGTGCTGTGCTGTTCGCGAAAGAATGAACTGTTTTCCTGA